From a single Pseudalkalibacillus hwajinpoensis genomic region:
- the lexA gene encoding transcriptional repressor LexA, protein MKLSKRQQDILDFIKVEVKQKGYPPSVREIGEAVGLASSSTVHGHLARLEKKGYIRRDPTKPRAIEVLGLDEAVDIPRQHTVNVPVIGKVTAGQPITAIENVEEYFPLPEQFAQDEEHTFILVIEGDSMIEAGIYNGDMVIVKQQPTANNGDIVVAMTDDGEATVKRFFKESNYFRLQPENSSMEPIILDSVSILGKVVGVFRSIH, encoded by the coding sequence ATGAAACTATCAAAGCGTCAGCAGGACATTCTGGACTTTATAAAAGTCGAAGTGAAGCAAAAAGGTTACCCACCATCCGTAAGAGAAATTGGAGAAGCTGTCGGACTTGCCTCAAGTTCAACCGTCCACGGCCATCTGGCAAGGCTCGAGAAGAAAGGTTACATTCGAAGAGACCCTACGAAACCAAGAGCGATCGAAGTATTAGGACTTGATGAAGCGGTTGATATCCCACGTCAGCACACAGTGAACGTCCCTGTTATTGGTAAAGTTACAGCAGGACAACCCATCACTGCGATTGAAAATGTGGAAGAATACTTCCCGCTCCCAGAACAATTTGCACAAGATGAAGAGCATACTTTTATTCTTGTTATTGAAGGGGACAGTATGATCGAGGCTGGTATCTATAACGGTGATATGGTTATTGTGAAACAGCAGCCGACTGCGAACAACGGAGATATTGTTGTTGCGATGACGGATGACGGTGAAGCTACCGTGAAGCGATTTTTTAAAGAAAGTAATTACTTCCGTCTACAACCAGAGAACTCTTCAATGGAACCGATCATTCTCGATTCTGTTTCCATTCTTGGTAAAGTGGTTGGAGTATTTCGTTCGATTCACTAG
- the hflX gene encoding GTPase HflX, with protein MNKERIEAAEPAILIGTQLQNQTDEQFAYSMSELAALTETAGGVVEGSLSQKRERIHSATYIGKGKVEELAELIEEKEAGIVIFNSELSPSQLRNLSEVLDARVIDRTQLILDIFAQRARSREGMLQVELAQLQYMLPRLAGQGTSLSRLGGGIGTRGPGETKLETDRRYIRNRVTDLKKQLDHTVKHREQYRARRKRNEALQVALVGYTNAGKSTIFNRLTNANSYEEDKLFATLDPMTRQLKLPNGYNVLLTDTVGFIQDLPTTLVASFKSTLEEATEADLILHVIDASHPDRERHEEIVLKLLKDLKASHIPVLTVFNKIDRADPSVQSSVNEQIHISALKQADLKRLNERLQGEVLKQMEYFSIAIHADQGDKLAYLQRNTVLIDRTWDEEKDHYRCKGYAPKHLYERIVNEWNND; from the coding sequence TTGAATAAAGAACGTATTGAGGCAGCTGAACCGGCCATTTTGATCGGAACTCAGCTTCAAAACCAAACCGATGAGCAGTTTGCTTATTCGATGAGCGAGCTTGCGGCTTTAACAGAAACGGCGGGCGGCGTTGTTGAAGGATCACTCTCACAAAAGCGAGAGCGCATCCATTCTGCTACGTATATAGGAAAAGGTAAAGTGGAAGAACTAGCAGAGCTAATTGAAGAGAAGGAAGCTGGCATTGTCATCTTTAATAGTGAGCTTTCACCAAGTCAGCTTCGCAATCTCTCAGAAGTGCTTGATGCGAGAGTCATTGATCGCACGCAGCTTATTCTGGACATTTTTGCACAGAGAGCGAGATCAAGAGAAGGCATGCTTCAGGTTGAGCTTGCTCAGCTTCAATATATGCTGCCACGCCTTGCAGGACAGGGAACGTCCTTATCAAGGCTTGGTGGCGGTATTGGAACAAGAGGACCGGGTGAAACCAAGCTTGAAACGGATCGCCGCTACATTCGTAACCGCGTCACCGACTTAAAGAAACAGCTTGATCATACAGTGAAGCACCGTGAACAATACCGTGCGAGACGTAAGCGAAACGAAGCGCTTCAGGTTGCCCTTGTCGGTTATACGAATGCGGGCAAATCAACGATTTTTAATCGCTTAACAAATGCGAACTCCTATGAAGAAGACAAGCTGTTTGCAACCCTTGATCCAATGACAAGGCAGCTGAAGCTTCCGAACGGCTACAATGTCCTGTTGACGGATACAGTTGGCTTCATCCAAGACCTTCCGACGACACTTGTAGCATCATTTAAATCAACACTTGAAGAAGCGACGGAAGCAGATCTAATTTTACACGTGATCGATGCGTCTCATCCTGATCGAGAGCGTCATGAGGAAATTGTTCTTAAGCTGCTGAAGGATTTAAAAGCTTCACATATTCCGGTTCTAACAGTATTTAACAAAATCGACCGAGCAGATCCCTCTGTTCAAAGCAGCGTCAATGAACAGATCCATATTTCTGCCTTGAAACAGGCTGATTTAAAGCGACTGAATGAGCGATTGCAGGGAGAGGTTCTAAAGCAGATGGAGTACTTCTCGATCGCGATCCATGCTGATCAGGGAGACAAGCTTGCGTATTTGCAGCGAAACACGGTTCTTATCGACCGCACATGGGATGAAGAGAAAGACCACTACAGATGTAAAGGCTACGCCCCGAAACATCTTTACGAACGAATCGTGAACGAGTGGAACAACGACTAG
- a CDS encoding HesB/YadR/YfhF family protein, protein MFVVTDSAAEFYRNEMELRNGDCLRLFVRYAGSGDSGGFSLGVMSDRPSYDDYKQEVGGVTYFVRPDDQWFVDRMKLDYDESCGGVLCDLPSMA, encoded by the coding sequence ATGTTTGTTGTAACTGATTCAGCTGCAGAGTTTTACAGAAACGAGATGGAGTTACGAAATGGTGATTGCTTGAGATTATTTGTTCGATATGCAGGAAGTGGAGATAGCGGCGGATTTTCGCTTGGAGTCATGTCAGACCGGCCTTCATATGATGATTATAAGCAGGAAGTTGGAGGCGTAACATACTTTGTTCGCCCTGATGATCAATGGTTCGTAGATCGTATGAAATTAGACTATGATGAGAGCTGTGGCGGGGTGCTTTGCGACCTTCCAAGCATGGCATAA
- a CDS encoding M15 family metallopeptidase, producing MTMRNLVFATGLSFALLAGCQSNEGSSTDTAENSQNQEQANGDVNGAEGNGAGANENSDQNSNQNEEQNKSSEDDQEKKDANKDEPKEESAYPTMTETVTETEGELTVTNPDSIFVVANKERNLPSDFVPDNLVEPDVAFYAPEGDPKRLMVQEAATALEKMFAGAKEAGYELKAVSGYRSYDRQETIFAYNADRYGKEKANQVSAQAGQSEHQTGLTMDISTPSIGSALTEEFGSTPEGQWVAENAYKYGFVVRYLKGKEDITGYQYEPWHVRYVGRDAGKAIHEAGITLEEFFEAGNR from the coding sequence ATGACAATGAGAAATCTAGTTTTTGCGACTGGGCTTTCATTTGCGTTGCTCGCAGGGTGTCAATCGAATGAAGGAAGTTCAACTGACACCGCTGAAAATAGCCAGAATCAGGAGCAGGCAAATGGGGATGTGAATGGCGCTGAAGGTAACGGCGCAGGCGCAAATGAAAATTCAGATCAAAACTCAAATCAAAATGAAGAGCAAAACAAATCTTCAGAGGATGATCAGGAAAAAAAGGACGCCAATAAAGATGAGCCAAAAGAGGAATCTGCATACCCAACTATGACTGAGACCGTTACTGAAACCGAAGGGGAACTTACTGTAACAAATCCAGATAGCATCTTTGTAGTGGCGAATAAAGAGAGGAATCTGCCTTCTGACTTTGTGCCGGATAATTTGGTTGAGCCTGATGTAGCTTTTTATGCTCCTGAAGGGGATCCGAAGAGGTTGATGGTGCAGGAAGCAGCGACAGCTCTTGAAAAAATGTTTGCTGGTGCGAAAGAAGCGGGCTATGAATTGAAAGCTGTTTCAGGTTATCGCTCTTATGATCGTCAGGAAACGATTTTCGCTTATAACGCAGACCGCTATGGGAAAGAAAAAGCGAATCAGGTAAGTGCCCAGGCTGGTCAAAGTGAGCACCAGACAGGATTGACAATGGATATTAGCACTCCTTCAATTGGAAGTGCGCTTACAGAGGAATTTGGAAGTACGCCTGAAGGTCAGTGGGTTGCTGAAAATGCGTATAAATACGGATTTGTTGTCCGTTACTTAAAAGGAAAGGAAGACATCACAGGATATCAGTATGAACCATGGCATGTGCGATATGTTGGAAGGGACGCAGGGAAAGCAATACACGAAGCTGGAATAACGCTAGAAGAATTTTTCGAGGCTGGAAATCGTTAA
- a CDS encoding aminotransferase class I/II-fold pyridoxal phosphate-dependent enzyme: protein MFNHFTHQDELNKLSITVEEKIQPVHRAIDEIVEANQYRVLQAFHQNRISDFHFTPSTGYGYDDDGRDTLEKLFANVFGGEAGLVRPQIVSGTHAIATALFGVLRPFDELLYITGAPYDTLEEIVGKRGSGNGSLKDFQIGYRDIPLADGAIDFDAVRKAMTDKTKVIGIQRSKGYANRPSFTINEIEEMILFVKSIKEDVIVFVDNCYGEFVEEQEPCHVGADLIAGSLIKNPGAGIVKTGGYLVGRDDLIELCGYRLTSPGIGREVGASLYSLQEMFQGIFLAPHTVGQAVKGAVYSSALLEAAGFNTTPEWDSKRTDLIQSVQFNDRERMIAFCQAIQSASPVNAHVRPEPAYMPGYKDDVIMAAGTFIQGASLELSADGPLRPPYVAYVQGGLTYEHVKISILTAVDDLLTKGLITV, encoded by the coding sequence ATGTTTAATCATTTTACGCATCAAGACGAACTGAATAAATTATCGATCACTGTTGAAGAAAAAATCCAGCCGGTTCATCGTGCTATTGATGAAATTGTTGAAGCGAATCAATATCGCGTTCTGCAGGCCTTTCATCAAAATAGAATCAGTGATTTCCATTTCACACCTTCAACAGGATACGGCTATGATGATGATGGAAGGGATACGCTTGAAAAGCTTTTTGCGAATGTATTCGGCGGGGAAGCGGGGCTTGTAAGACCGCAAATTGTTTCCGGTACACATGCGATCGCGACAGCTTTATTCGGCGTGCTCCGTCCGTTCGATGAGCTCCTTTATATAACAGGTGCGCCTTATGACACGCTTGAAGAAATTGTTGGTAAACGAGGTAGTGGTAATGGGTCTTTAAAAGACTTTCAAATTGGCTACAGAGATATTCCTCTAGCTGATGGTGCGATTGATTTTGACGCCGTACGTAAAGCCATGACGGATAAAACGAAAGTGATCGGCATCCAGCGCTCGAAAGGGTATGCGAACCGCCCATCCTTTACAATTAATGAGATAGAAGAAATGATCTTATTTGTTAAATCGATTAAGGAAGATGTCATCGTATTCGTCGATAACTGCTACGGTGAATTTGTTGAGGAGCAGGAGCCGTGCCACGTCGGGGCGGATTTAATCGCTGGCTCACTTATTAAAAACCCAGGAGCTGGCATCGTTAAAACCGGTGGTTATCTAGTTGGTAGGGACGATTTAATCGAGCTTTGCGGCTATCGCCTTACCTCTCCCGGGATTGGAAGAGAAGTCGGTGCGTCCCTATATTCACTTCAGGAGATGTTCCAGGGCATCTTCCTTGCTCCGCACACAGTCGGTCAAGCTGTGAAGGGGGCTGTTTACAGCTCAGCACTTTTAGAAGCAGCAGGCTTCAACACAACGCCTGAATGGGATAGTAAACGGACCGACCTAATCCAATCTGTTCAATTTAATGACAGAGAGCGAATGATTGCATTCTGTCAGGCAATTCAATCCGCGTCACCTGTCAATGCACACGTTCGTCCTGAACCTGCTTATATGCCGGGATATAAAGATGATGTGATTATGGCTGCGGGAACATTTATTCAGGGAGCAAGTCTCGAACTATCTGCTGATGGCCCCTTAAGGCCACCGTACGTTGCTTATGTTCAGGGGGGATTAACGTACGAACATGTGAAAATCAGCATCCTTACAGCAGTGGATGATTTGTTAACAAAAGGTTTAATAACCGTTTAA
- a CDS encoding YneF family protein: protein MWWMYTLVGVLALIAGVALGFFIARKYMMDYLKKNPPINENMLRVMMMQMGQKPSQKKINQMMKAMNSQMNNTDK from the coding sequence ATGTGGTGGATGTACACGCTTGTGGGCGTTCTAGCGTTAATTGCTGGAGTAGCACTTGGCTTTTTTATTGCCCGCAAATATATGATGGACTATTTAAAGAAGAATCCCCCTATTAATGAAAACATGCTGCGCGTTATGATGATGCAGATGGGGCAGAAACCTTCTCAGAAGAAGATCAATCAGATGATGAAGGCTATGAATAGTCAAATGAATAATACCGATAAATAG
- a CDS encoding cytochrome c biogenesis CcdA family protein yields MADLNLLLAFGAGFLSFVSPCVLPLYPAFISYITGVSVDDLIEDKGMMQRRAIMHTIFFLVGFSIIFLVLGMSTSLIGNLFIQYKELLRQVGAILIVVFGLIVVGFWKPTFLMKDRRLTIRNRPSGFIGSVLIGMGFAAGWTPCTGPILAAVIALGVSNPGAGLLYMVAYTLGFSVPFFILSFFIGRMQWIKKNSRLIMNAGGYLMIVMGVLLYFNFMTMFTSFLVNNLFNGFQGF; encoded by the coding sequence ATGGCAGACTTGAACTTGTTATTAGCGTTTGGTGCCGGTTTTCTATCGTTTGTTTCACCGTGTGTGCTGCCGCTATATCCAGCATTCATATCTTACATCACTGGCGTTTCAGTTGATGATCTAATAGAAGATAAAGGCATGATGCAGCGACGAGCGATCATGCATACCATCTTTTTTTTAGTAGGATTTTCGATCATTTTCCTCGTGCTCGGGATGTCGACCTCTTTAATTGGGAATTTATTTATCCAGTATAAAGAGCTGCTTCGTCAAGTGGGTGCAATTCTGATCGTTGTGTTCGGACTTATTGTCGTCGGGTTCTGGAAACCGACATTTCTAATGAAAGATCGCAGGTTAACGATTCGAAATCGTCCGTCCGGATTTATTGGTTCAGTGCTGATCGGTATGGGGTTTGCGGCAGGCTGGACACCGTGTACAGGACCAATCTTAGCTGCAGTCATTGCGCTCGGTGTATCAAATCCAGGTGCGGGTTTGTTGTATATGGTCGCTTATACACTCGGCTTTTCGGTTCCGTTTTTCATTCTTTCTTTTTTCATAGGTCGAATGCAGTGGATTAAGAAAAATAGTCGATTGATCATGAACGCTGGTGGGTATTTAATGATTGTGATGGGTGTTTTGCTTTACTTTAATTTTATGACAATGTTTACATCGTTCCTTGTGAATAACCTCTTTAATGGTTTCCAGGGATTTTAG
- a CDS encoding PAS domain S-box protein: protein MKDKIEDIDYRQVMEFSLDPLIIHSELRIIDVNQVAVEFFRGTKDDLIGASPLNIFQETSKASIEKRIHSAYMEPANIIEETIYRLDGTTVDVELYCHPVQIGDILAIQTYVKDITNRKKAEKKQTEIINQVNELSSTIVPLLNGIAVLPLVGSFDEDRARQLLENIPLKVQSNHIQYLIIDFSGIYTLDHIVTEHLFQIYSVLSLLGVRSIFTGLRPELALFALQIDTRLTSIPTKSSVKDALLSLGIQYNFDE from the coding sequence TTGAAAGATAAAATAGAAGATATTGATTACCGTCAAGTTATGGAATTTTCGCTTGACCCGCTAATTATCCATTCAGAGCTTAGAATAATTGATGTTAATCAAGTTGCAGTAGAATTTTTTAGAGGTACAAAAGATGATCTTATAGGGGCTAGTCCTTTAAATATATTCCAGGAAACCTCCAAGGCAAGTATAGAAAAAAGAATACATTCTGCATATATGGAACCAGCAAACATCATCGAAGAAACTATTTATAGGTTGGATGGTACAACAGTCGACGTAGAATTATATTGTCATCCAGTTCAAATAGGAGATATTTTAGCCATTCAGACCTATGTTAAGGATATAACTAATAGAAAGAAAGCTGAAAAGAAACAAACAGAAATAATTAATCAAGTAAACGAACTATCTAGTACAATTGTTCCACTTCTAAACGGTATTGCAGTTCTTCCTTTGGTAGGTTCATTTGATGAAGATAGGGCAAGACAGCTTTTAGAAAACATACCTCTAAAAGTACAAAGCAATCATATACAATATTTAATCATTGATTTTTCTGGAATTTACACGTTAGATCATATTGTTACAGAACACCTCTTTCAAATTTATTCCGTATTGTCACTACTTGGTGTGCGTTCTATTTTCACGGGACTCAGACCTGAATTAGCACTATTTGCCTTACAGATTGATACAAGACTAACCTCCATCCCCACAAAATCCAGTGTTAAAGATGCACTTCTTTCTTTAGGAATACAATACAATTTCGATGAATGA
- a CDS encoding MerR family DNA-binding protein, translating into MQLIFRGKNFGFQLNEIQERIQLFDQDPTGERQLKRTIEYGKQKVLEVDERIQELMMLKEEMNRYLEHFQEKLIELKGEVR; encoded by the coding sequence CTGCAACTCATTTTTCGGGGAAAGAATTTTGGTTTTCAACTAAATGAGATCCAGGAGAGGATCCAGCTATTTGATCAGGATCCTACTGGAGAAAGGCAATTGAAGAGAACAATTGAATACGGGAAGCAAAAAGTGTTGGAAGTGGATGAGCGCATTCAGGAGTTAATGATGCTAAAGGAAGAAATGAATAGGTACCTTGAGCATTTTCAAGAGAAATTAATAGAACTGAAAGGAGAGGTGAGATGA
- the yneA gene encoding cell division suppressor protein YneA: MRKQAGGLSGIDFLVIISFVAVLIIVFVSLRTAAAEDYNRYTKVELEHGDTVLEIAEEYRTAHEMSNKKFVSWVEEANRINANRITAGDTLIIPVEANATALGGIE, from the coding sequence ATGAGAAAGCAAGCTGGGGGCTTGTCTGGAATTGATTTTCTTGTCATTATATCTTTTGTAGCTGTGTTGATTATTGTGTTCGTATCTTTGCGAACGGCTGCAGCTGAGGACTACAATCGTTATACTAAGGTCGAATTGGAGCATGGTGATACTGTTTTGGAAATTGCGGAAGAATATCGAACCGCTCACGAGATGTCTAACAAGAAGTTTGTCAGTTGGGTAGAGGAAGCCAATCGCATTAATGCCAATCGAATCACAGCAGGAGATACTCTCATCATCCCTGTTGAAGCAAACGCTACGGCGCTTGGAGGTATAGAGTAA
- the sirA gene encoding sporulation inhibitor of replication protein SirA, with translation MRHYEMYIIKPDIAMQYAGKELLLYQLFSERKNALLNEEKGLLDKQISFITERIKDEELNRHVVNEIGAFRTYEFKNNGHRLSIKQSKSDASLFVRQDKANLYSVGSQEAETVFFEVLRKLTPSFFAIDFQSGQYGWLNPIKQRKLV, from the coding sequence ATGAGACACTATGAAATGTATATCATCAAACCTGATATCGCTATGCAATATGCTGGTAAAGAACTACTTCTTTATCAATTGTTTTCTGAAAGAAAGAATGCGCTATTAAATGAAGAAAAAGGATTATTAGATAAACAAATTTCTTTCATTACTGAGCGTATTAAAGATGAAGAACTTAATCGGCACGTTGTAAATGAAATTGGTGCTTTTCGTACGTATGAATTTAAAAATAATGGTCACCGCCTTTCAATTAAGCAGTCTAAAAGTGATGCCTCCTTATTTGTAAGACAGGATAAAGCCAATTTATATTCCGTTGGATCACAAGAAGCGGAGACTGTTTTCTTTGAGGTTCTCAGAAAGCTAACTCCTTCATTCTTTGCGATTGACTTCCAATCTGGCCAATACGGCTGGCTCAATCCGATTAAACAACGCAAACTAGTTTGA
- the glnA gene encoding type I glutamate--ammonia ligase: MANNFTADDIKKMAQDENVKFIRLQFTDLLGIIKNVEIPVDQLEKALDNKMMFDGSSIEGFVRIEESDMYLYPDLNSWVVFPWSSEKGRVARLICDIYSPDGTPFDGDPRSVLKRVLKEMEELGFSDFNIGPEPEFFLFKMDENGEPTLELNDKGGYFDLAPTDLGENCRRDIVLELEDMGFEIEASHHEVAPGQHEIDFKYADAITTCDNIQTFKLAVKTIARKHGLHATFMPKPLFGVNGSGMHANMSLFKDGENAFYDPKDELGLSETARQFIAGTMKHAEAFTAITNPTVNSYKRLVPGYEAPCYVAWSLRNRSPLIRVPASRGISTRIEVRSVDPSANPYLAMAVLLAAGLDGIKNKMTPQAPTERNIYVMDKQERVEEGITDLPATLHDALEKLKQDEVLMAALGDHASEHFIEAKEIEWDMFRTQVHPWEREQYMTTY, from the coding sequence ATGGCGAACAATTTCACAGCAGACGATATTAAGAAAATGGCGCAGGACGAGAACGTTAAGTTTATTCGCTTGCAGTTTACTGATCTATTAGGGATTATTAAGAACGTTGAAATCCCGGTTGATCAGCTAGAGAAAGCTCTTGATAATAAAATGATGTTTGACGGTTCTTCAATCGAAGGGTTTGTACGTATTGAGGAATCTGATATGTACCTATATCCTGACCTTAATTCCTGGGTTGTTTTCCCGTGGTCATCTGAAAAAGGAAGAGTCGCACGCCTTATCTGTGATATCTACAGCCCTGATGGAACACCATTCGATGGGGATCCTCGTTCAGTTCTAAAACGCGTTCTTAAAGAAATGGAAGAGCTAGGTTTCTCTGATTTCAACATTGGACCTGAGCCAGAATTCTTCCTATTCAAAATGGACGAAAACGGTGAGCCAACGCTTGAACTTAACGATAAAGGTGGATACTTTGACCTTGCACCGACGGACCTTGGTGAAAACTGCCGTCGCGATATCGTGCTTGAGCTTGAAGACATGGGCTTTGAAATCGAAGCATCTCACCATGAGGTAGCACCTGGACAGCACGAAATCGACTTTAAATATGCTGATGCGATCACAACCTGTGATAACATCCAGACGTTTAAGCTTGCGGTTAAAACAATCGCCCGTAAGCACGGTCTTCATGCAACGTTTATGCCTAAGCCTTTGTTCGGCGTAAACGGATCTGGTATGCATGCGAACATGTCTCTCTTCAAAGACGGAGAAAACGCATTTTACGATCCAAAAGACGAGCTTGGCCTGAGTGAGACAGCTCGCCAATTCATCGCAGGAACAATGAAGCACGCTGAAGCGTTCACAGCGATTACAAATCCAACAGTTAACTCATACAAGCGTCTCGTACCTGGATACGAAGCACCTTGTTACGTAGCATGGTCTCTTCGTAACCGTAGCCCACTTATCCGCGTACCAGCTTCACGCGGAATCAGTACACGTATTGAAGTGCGTAGCGTCGATCCATCTGCAAACCCGTACCTTGCAATGGCTGTTCTTCTTGCAGCTGGTCTTGACGGCATCAAGAACAAAATGACGCCACAAGCTCCAACAGAACGCAACATCTACGTGATGGATAAGCAAGAACGCGTAGAAGAAGGCATCACAGACCTTCCAGCTACACTTCATGACGCACTTGAAAAGCTTAAGCAAGACGAAGTACTAATGGCAGCATTAGGCGACCACGCTTCTGAGCACTTTATCGAAGCGAAAGAAATCGAGTGGGACATGTTCCGTACGCAAGTACACCCTTGGGAACGTGAACAGTATATGACGACTTATTAA
- a CDS encoding YneB family resolvase-like protein → MNAIIYCRVSTKKEAQESSLARQKEELEKFAVQSGFTVYKLIEEKHSGYDIDRDGILEVLDLLKEGSAEALLIQDETRLGRGNAKIALLHAVHKYGGTIYSVNQNGELQLSEADSMVLEIVSIVEEFQRKLHNLKIKRGMDKAVRDGYRPERNLSHQHHGGRGRVEVPIEEIVNLRHRGLTFNEIAATLKGFGHHASKATVHRRYKEYVDEQKEKH, encoded by the coding sequence ATGAACGCAATTATTTATTGCCGGGTTAGTACGAAAAAAGAGGCACAGGAGTCCTCGCTCGCCAGGCAAAAAGAAGAGCTTGAGAAATTTGCAGTACAATCGGGATTTACAGTTTATAAGTTAATTGAAGAAAAGCACAGCGGCTATGACATTGACCGCGATGGGATACTTGAGGTGCTTGACTTATTGAAAGAAGGTAGTGCTGAAGCACTATTGATCCAGGATGAAACAAGACTTGGAAGAGGAAATGCCAAAATTGCACTTTTACACGCTGTTCATAAATACGGTGGAACAATTTATAGCGTCAATCAAAATGGGGAACTTCAACTATCAGAAGCAGACTCAATGGTGCTTGAAATTGTAAGTATCGTGGAGGAATTTCAGCGCAAGCTTCATAACCTGAAAATTAAGCGCGGTATGGATAAGGCCGTCAGAGACGGGTATCGGCCAGAGCGTAACCTGAGTCACCAGCATCATGGAGGACGGGGTCGAGTGGAGGTCCCGATCGAGGAAATTGTGAATCTCAGGCATCGCGGACTGACGTTTAATGAAATAGCTGCGACGTTAAAAGGCTTTGGTCATCATGCCTCTAAAGCTACCGTACATAGACGCTATAAGGAATATGTTGACGAACAAAAGGAGAAGCACTAA
- a CDS encoding DUF896 domain-containing protein: MLSQDKIQRINELSRKSKESSLTVAEKKEQKDLRQEYLKSLRSSFENQLHSIKVVDKEGSDVTPEKLKESKKNRPFLQ, translated from the coding sequence ATGCTTTCTCAAGATAAAATCCAAAGAATTAACGAGCTCTCTCGTAAATCGAAAGAATCCTCTTTAACAGTTGCTGAGAAAAAAGAGCAAAAGGATCTTCGACAAGAATATTTGAAGAGTCTTCGTTCTTCCTTTGAAAATCAGCTTCACTCAATTAAAGTGGTTGATAAAGAGGGATCAGATGTTACACCTGAAAAACTAAAGGAAAGTAAGAAAAACCGTCCTTTCCTTCAGTAG
- a CDS encoding CcdC family protein: MLVFSTIVGAMMALGMVVIRLKASKKPATIKKIILPPFFMATGFFMFVLPDARVPWYEAIEALSVGAAFSLLLIRTSKFEIKNDQIYLTRSKAFAFILIGLLLFRIILKMLLGQSIPVLQTSSLFFVLAFGMIVPWRIAMYYQFRKTERSRGHSSTLHQTLL; encoded by the coding sequence ATGCTTGTTTTTAGTACGATTGTTGGGGCGATGATGGCCCTTGGGATGGTGGTTATCAGGTTAAAAGCTTCAAAAAAACCTGCAACGATAAAGAAAATAATATTGCCTCCTTTTTTTATGGCTACTGGTTTTTTTATGTTCGTGCTTCCAGACGCCAGGGTCCCATGGTATGAAGCAATTGAAGCGCTGTCAGTTGGGGCTGCATTTTCTTTGCTATTAATAAGAACATCAAAATTTGAAATCAAAAATGATCAGATTTACTTAACACGATCAAAAGCATTCGCTTTCATATTGATCGGCTTGCTTTTATTTCGAATTATTCTTAAAATGCTACTCGGACAATCGATTCCTGTTCTTCAAACGAGCTCGTTATTCTTTGTGCTGGCATTTGGGATGATCGTTCCATGGAGAATAGCGATGTATTATCAGTTTCGAAAAACAGAAAGAAGCCGAGGTCATAGCAGTACGCTGCATCAAACTTTATTATAA
- a CDS encoding Na(+)/H(+) antiporter subunit B: MKGTNDLILKTTTTIIVFIILGFSIYLFFAGHNAPGGGFIGGLMTSGALVLLYISYGFKTMNKVIRIDYKNFIPIGLLIAVLTGAGSFLFGQPFLSQTDAYFELPILGYSHLATAMLFDLGVYFTVVGVTMTIILSIAEDEGEEALSKQNG, encoded by the coding sequence GTGAAAGGAACAAATGATCTCATACTTAAAACGACGACGACGATCATCGTCTTTATTATTCTAGGTTTTTCAATATACTTATTTTTTGCGGGGCATAACGCACCGGGTGGCGGATTCATTGGGGGACTTATGACGTCGGGAGCTTTAGTTCTCCTTTATATTTCGTACGGGTTTAAAACGATGAATAAGGTTATCCGTATTGATTACAAAAACTTTATCCCAATAGGGTTGTTGATTGCTGTACTTACTGGAGCAGGCTCATTTTTATTCGGGCAGCCTTTTCTAAGCCAGACAGATGCTTATTTTGAGCTTCCAATACTTGGGTATTCTCATCTTGCAACGGCTATGTTGTTTGATCTTGGTGTTTATTTCACTGTAGTTGGTGTAACGATGACCATTATTTTAAGCATTGCAGAGGATGAAGGTGAAGAAGCGCTTTCAAAACAGAATGGTTGA